One Actinospica robiniae DSM 44927 genomic region harbors:
- the lepB gene encoding signal peptidase I gives MILISLAAGVAVVIACAAVVRRRLLVVVVDGASMAPALEPGERVLVRRRTAGVSVGDIVVFHLPGRAADGQARLIKRVTAVPGDAVPASVRRVVGASEQDRVPAHRLVVIGDGPGSVDSRTWGYLQSSHVIGVVLRSLAPKG, from the coding sequence GTGATCCTCATCAGTCTCGCCGCGGGCGTCGCAGTCGTCATCGCGTGCGCGGCCGTGGTGAGGCGCCGGTTGCTGGTGGTCGTGGTCGACGGCGCCAGCATGGCCCCGGCGCTCGAACCCGGCGAACGCGTGCTGGTGCGCCGCCGCACGGCCGGAGTGTCGGTCGGCGACATCGTGGTCTTCCATCTGCCCGGTCGCGCCGCGGACGGCCAGGCGCGGCTGATCAAGCGGGTGACGGCGGTCCCGGGCGACGCGGTGCCGGCCAGCGTGCGCCGCGTCGTCGGCGCGAGCGAGCAGGACCGGGTTCCCGCGCACCGCCTCGTGGTGATCGGAGACGGCCCCGGCAGCGTGGATTCCCGGACCTGGGGCTACCTGCAGAGCTCCCACGTGATCGGCGTCGTGCTGCGATCCCTGGCGCCGAAGGGCTGA
- a CDS encoding AfsR/SARP family transcriptional regulator, which produces MNTSLPVNVSVLGPMELSIEGTQVRVGSPQTRAVLAVLVLGDGAVVPVGRIVERIWRENPPASAVLKVQGHVSALRKVLGSVASSRAGSLLVTRPPGYQLVGEAYACDMHEFTAQAKQASALASAGEVEKACDLLGQALRWWRGPAFADVPCDDIQMHAVRLNRLRSIAVEDKARLDLRLGRFWSVLEELGPEVDANPLDERAREILIHAYLGLGHRHAALACYEDGRTQLRDELGLSPGPALQHLAHCIRHGSAPGADAKVGGPVA; this is translated from the coding sequence ATGAACACCTCACTGCCGGTGAATGTCTCCGTCCTCGGCCCCATGGAGCTGTCCATCGAGGGCACGCAGGTACGGGTGGGAAGTCCGCAGACGCGCGCCGTGCTGGCCGTTCTGGTGCTCGGTGACGGCGCGGTCGTCCCGGTCGGCCGGATCGTGGAGCGGATCTGGCGGGAGAACCCGCCCGCGAGCGCGGTGCTCAAGGTCCAGGGGCACGTCTCGGCGTTGCGCAAGGTGCTGGGCTCGGTCGCCAGCTCGCGCGCCGGCAGCCTGCTGGTGACCAGGCCGCCCGGCTACCAGCTGGTCGGCGAGGCCTATGCCTGCGACATGCACGAGTTCACCGCGCAGGCCAAGCAGGCCTCGGCGCTGGCGTCCGCCGGAGAGGTGGAGAAGGCCTGCGACCTGCTGGGGCAGGCGCTGCGGTGGTGGCGCGGACCCGCGTTCGCCGACGTGCCCTGCGACGACATCCAGATGCACGCGGTGCGGCTGAACCGGCTGCGCTCGATCGCCGTCGAGGACAAGGCCCGGCTCGACCTGCGACTGGGCCGGTTCTGGTCGGTGCTCGAGGAACTCGGCCCGGAGGTCGACGCCAACCCGCTGGACGAGCGCGCCCGGGAGATCCTCATCCACGCCTACCTCGGGCTCGGCCACCGGCACGCGGCATTGGCCTGCTACGAGGACGGCCGGACGCAGTTGCGCGACGAGCTCGGTCTCAGCCCGGGTCCGGCCCTGCAGCACCTCGCGCACTGCATCCGGCACGGTTCCGCGCCCGGCGCGGACGCCAAGGTCGGCGGCCCGGTGGCCTGA
- a CDS encoding ABC transporter ATP-binding protein yields the protein MSSGGLQAQAGGRPGPRGESAGRARLLPAALRELWRAAPRALSAKLLCALTAGLAPVVVAWLTKLVVNRLVERPIGPTAAPLAALCALGAAVAAAQYLGRYADRELSRRATEIGMTELFGAVVAPVGIAELEDPGFQDRLKLAQQATTGGMTQLLQAVLGALQPAVTAIGFCLALWSVSPLTTLLVLLSAVPAVAAQLMLSGRRVDVQARMSPMLRRQVFYTTLILDPRAATEMRLFGLGTLFRGRLLGEVRASQQGERSVDKLTLRTDTALGLLTAAVSTVALFATVARIRAGHATIGDLALITAALAGMQGALASVVVQIGNVGPALALYGHYHAIVGAAASSAAHGPGAAAGPLCEGLELRDVWFRYHPDHDWVLRGVNLVIPAGRSLALVGLNGAGKSTLVKLLCRMYEPERGTITWDGTDIRDLDPVALRRRIGVLFQDYMTYQLTAADNIAVGEVSTLDASDPQGPERLRAAARAAGVHEVIESLPQGYDTMLGRVFAAAPAALTTARGTRAVPPGEARAGGVSLSGGQWQRVALARALLRRDADLLILDEPSSGVDAAAEREIHGKLAELRAGRTSLLISHRLAAVRQADVIAVLGAGTVVELGDHDTLMAADGGYAALFRTQAEGYQLVTSERGEDDR from the coding sequence ATGTCTTCGGGTGGCCTTCAAGCACAGGCGGGCGGACGACCGGGCCCGCGAGGGGAATCGGCGGGCCGTGCCCGGCTGCTGCCGGCCGCGCTGCGCGAACTGTGGCGCGCCGCGCCGCGAGCGCTCAGCGCGAAGCTGCTGTGCGCGCTGACCGCGGGTCTCGCCCCGGTCGTCGTCGCCTGGCTGACCAAGCTCGTGGTCAACCGGCTGGTCGAACGGCCGATCGGGCCGACGGCGGCGCCGTTGGCGGCCCTGTGCGCACTCGGCGCCGCGGTGGCGGCGGCCCAGTACCTCGGCCGCTACGCGGACCGCGAGCTCTCCCGGCGTGCCACCGAGATCGGCATGACGGAGCTCTTCGGCGCGGTCGTCGCGCCGGTCGGTATCGCCGAACTCGAAGACCCCGGCTTCCAGGACCGGCTCAAGCTGGCGCAGCAGGCGACCACCGGCGGCATGACCCAACTGCTGCAGGCCGTCCTGGGCGCCCTGCAGCCGGCCGTGACCGCGATCGGGTTCTGCCTCGCGCTGTGGTCCGTCTCTCCGCTGACCACGCTGCTGGTGCTGCTGTCCGCGGTTCCCGCGGTGGCGGCCCAGCTGATGCTCTCCGGCCGCCGAGTGGACGTGCAGGCGCGGATGAGCCCCATGCTGCGCCGCCAGGTGTTCTACACCACGCTCATCCTCGACCCGCGCGCCGCCACCGAGATGCGCCTGTTCGGCCTCGGCACGCTGTTCCGCGGCCGGCTGCTCGGCGAGGTGCGCGCCTCGCAGCAGGGCGAACGGTCCGTCGACAAGCTGACGCTGCGCACCGACACCGCGCTCGGCCTGCTGACCGCGGCCGTCTCCACGGTCGCCCTGTTCGCCACCGTCGCGCGGATCCGGGCCGGGCACGCGACGATCGGCGATCTCGCCCTGATCACCGCGGCGCTCGCGGGCATGCAGGGCGCACTGGCGAGCGTGGTCGTCCAGATCGGCAACGTCGGGCCCGCCCTCGCCCTGTACGGGCACTACCACGCCATCGTGGGGGCCGCCGCGTCGTCCGCGGCGCACGGGCCGGGCGCCGCGGCCGGGCCGCTGTGTGAGGGCCTGGAGCTGCGCGACGTCTGGTTCCGCTACCACCCCGACCACGACTGGGTGTTGCGCGGGGTGAACCTGGTGATCCCCGCGGGCCGCTCCCTGGCGCTGGTGGGCCTGAACGGCGCCGGCAAGTCGACCCTCGTCAAACTGCTGTGCCGCATGTACGAACCCGAACGGGGCACGATCACCTGGGACGGCACCGACATCCGCGACCTCGACCCGGTCGCGCTGCGCCGGCGCATCGGCGTGCTGTTCCAGGACTACATGACCTACCAGCTCACCGCCGCCGACAACATCGCGGTCGGCGAGGTCTCGACCCTGGACGCGTCCGATCCCCAAGGGCCCGAACGCCTTCGCGCCGCCGCCCGGGCCGCCGGGGTGCACGAGGTGATCGAGTCGCTGCCTCAGGGCTACGACACGATGCTCGGCCGCGTGTTCGCCGCTGCCCCGGCCGCCCTCACCACCGCCCGCGGCACCCGGGCCGTGCCGCCCGGGGAGGCCCGGGCCGGCGGCGTCTCGCTGTCCGGCGGGCAGTGGCAGCGGGTCGCGCTCGCGCGGGCGCTGCTGCGCCGGGACGCCGACCTGCTGATCCTCGACGAGCCGTCGTCGGGGGTGGACGCCGCGGCCGAACGGGAGATCCACGGCAAGCTCGCCGAACTGCGCGCCGGCCGTACCAGCCTGTTGATCTCGCACCGCCTCGCCGCGGTCAGGCAGGCGGACGTCATCGCGGTGCTGGGCGCGGGCACGGTGGTCGAACTGGGCGACCACGACACGCTGATGGCGGCGGACGGCGGCTACGCGGCGCTGTTCCGGACCCAGGCCGAGGGCTATCAACTCGTCACTTCAGAGCGGGGCGAAGACGATCGATGA
- a CDS encoding MauE/DoxX family redox-associated membrane protein: MAYSSLCLSMLICGVFGVSAFGKLRGRAAFERFAASVTSLAGLHGRLARVTAVGVCALEVAICLTALAPGANRFGLAAAALLLAAFTVTLVRTVRAGRRVSCNCFGASETPVSAQHVVRNALLLTAAVAGLASGSPYGHSLSAAGVSLCAFGAVVGVTVVSAFDDLMDLLRTS; the protein is encoded by the coding sequence GTGGCCTACTCGTCGCTCTGTCTGAGCATGCTGATCTGCGGCGTCTTCGGCGTGTCGGCATTCGGCAAGCTGCGCGGCCGGGCCGCCTTCGAGCGCTTCGCCGCTTCGGTGACCAGCCTGGCCGGCCTGCACGGGCGCCTGGCCCGCGTCACGGCGGTCGGCGTCTGCGCGCTCGAGGTGGCGATCTGCCTGACCGCGCTCGCGCCCGGTGCGAACCGGTTCGGCCTGGCCGCCGCGGCTCTGCTGCTCGCCGCGTTCACGGTGACGCTCGTGCGCACGGTCAGGGCGGGGCGGCGGGTGTCGTGCAACTGCTTCGGCGCGTCCGAGACCCCGGTCTCGGCGCAGCACGTCGTGCGCAACGCGCTGCTGCTGACGGCGGCGGTGGCGGGCCTCGCGTCGGGCTCGCCCTACGGGCACTCGCTCTCGGCGGCGGGCGTGTCACTTTGCGCGTTCGGCGCGGTCGTGGGCGTCACCGTCGTCTCCGCCTTCGACGACCTGATGGACCTGCTCCGTACCAGTTGA
- a CDS encoding DUF1707 SHOCT-like domain-containing protein, which translates to MSDPDGQTPPALPADEVRAADADREATAERLRSAAAEGRIDLAELDERLEQAYLARTYGELRVITADLPTAPLLPASRSALPEPETLVLRTTAPNLKQAGHWTVPRKILAETKSGIITIDFTQATCAYEQIEVEAVTKTGWIRLILPDGWAAQISPSSTNTARISNKAAGTPAPGAPTVIVNGHPVFGPIKIRQRHNS; encoded by the coding sequence ATGAGCGACCCGGACGGACAGACGCCGCCTGCACTCCCGGCGGACGAGGTGCGCGCGGCGGATGCGGACCGCGAGGCTACGGCCGAGCGGCTTCGTTCCGCCGCCGCCGAGGGCCGCATCGATCTCGCCGAGCTGGACGAGCGGCTGGAGCAGGCTTATCTCGCGCGCACATACGGCGAGCTGCGGGTGATAACGGCCGACCTCCCCACCGCTCCCCTGCTGCCGGCATCCCGATCAGCCCTGCCGGAGCCCGAGACCCTGGTGCTCAGAACTACAGCGCCCAACCTCAAGCAGGCCGGTCACTGGACCGTCCCGCGCAAGATTCTCGCGGAGACCAAGTCGGGCATCATCACCATCGACTTCACGCAGGCGACCTGCGCCTACGAGCAGATCGAGGTCGAAGCGGTGACCAAGACCGGATGGATCCGGCTGATCCTGCCGGACGGCTGGGCGGCCCAGATAAGTCCGTCCAGCACGAACACCGCCCGCATCAGCAACAAGGCGGCCGGCACGCCGGCTCCCGGCGCGCCGACGGTGATCGTCAACGGGCACCCCGTCTTCGGCCCGATCAAGATCCGGCAACGACACAACAGCTGA
- a CDS encoding SigE family RNA polymerase sigma factor yields the protein MQRRTEFAEYARARQGHLLRTAYLLCGDPHQAQDLAQEALTNLCRFWSRASRADSVDAYARRVLVNAFLANERKLKRERDTHIALALDAPPPRSEDSDLRLELLAGLAQLGKRGRAVLVLRFWEDLSVEATAAVLSCSVGTVKSQTSRSLVRLREVLGADWVGSMPAE from the coding sequence ATGCAGCGAAGAACCGAGTTCGCCGAGTACGCACGGGCCCGGCAGGGGCACCTGCTTCGCACGGCCTACCTCCTGTGCGGCGATCCGCACCAGGCGCAGGATCTGGCGCAGGAGGCGCTCACGAACCTGTGCCGCTTCTGGTCGCGGGCCAGCCGGGCCGACTCCGTGGACGCCTATGCGCGGCGGGTGCTGGTCAACGCCTTCCTGGCGAACGAGCGCAAGCTCAAGCGCGAGCGGGATACGCACATCGCGCTCGCGCTCGACGCGCCGCCGCCACGCTCCGAGGATTCGGACCTGCGGCTCGAACTCCTGGCCGGCTTGGCCCAGCTGGGGAAGCGGGGCAGGGCGGTGCTCGTACTGCGCTTCTGGGAGGACCTGAGCGTCGAGGCGACCGCGGCCGTGCTGTCCTGCAGCGTCGGGACCGTCAAGAGCCAGACGTCGCGGTCGTTGGTACGGCTGCGCGAGGTGCTCGGCGCCGATTGGGTCGGCAGCATGCCGGCCGAGTAG
- a CDS encoding ATP-binding cassette domain-containing protein, with translation MGSSTGVPVNMLTLQILPAGSERYFDGSRPVTIGRDTAADVVVLDASTSRQHAVLRLEGARWVFEDRESSNGSFLDGERIGRLSVDRAMILSLGSQDGGCRIRLVPPTPGGALDPHTPTVPVFAGASTAPGTFTGTYRTSSRVRIGRALDNDIVVDDLLASRHHAELRTAHDGAFELVDLGSHNGTYVDGRRVNGRQRLREGALVAVGHTLLRLQHGTLEEYVDAGEASFAALGLTVNAGRRVLLDEVSFALEGGQFLAVLGPTGAGKSTLLKALTGSRPADRGSVLYNGRDVYGSYAELRNRIGYVPQDDILHPELTVKAALDYAARLRFPPDVPAAERAARVAEVMTELGLEHRADVRVASLSGGQRKRTSVAIELLTRPSLLILDEPTSGLDPGYEKSVMQLLRDLGDGGRTVLTVTHSIQSLDMCDRILFLAPGGQTAYFGPPARTLGYFGQPGYPEVFQQLDRETAGAAKQAFADSEINREYVAEPLAAQRDRMQLAAAHPEAPRRNPHSWRQLGTLMRRYLALISADKRNTLLLFAQAPVLGLLMLAAFGKDNLVPGTAGAASNSTTVLLALTLAASYLGAANSIREIVKERPILTRERSVGQSAAAYILSKALILGVITVVESFVLTFLALLRQGGPAHGALLLDGKLEVAIGVSLAGLSAMALGLMVSALSGNADKVMTILPVILFAQFVLSGSAFPVRGTAGLDQISYLSSARWGYSAAAATVDLDKLLQDGCNGQHAPSGAVMASQCDPAHAPTKRAWTEDVALLGALTVLELIGAGIAIRPIGRPRRS, from the coding sequence ATGGGGTCTAGCACCGGGGTACCGGTCAACATGCTCACGCTCCAGATCCTGCCGGCCGGTTCGGAACGGTATTTCGACGGCAGCAGGCCCGTCACGATCGGCCGCGACACGGCGGCCGACGTGGTCGTCCTCGACGCCTCGACCTCCCGGCAGCATGCCGTGCTGCGGCTCGAAGGCGCGCGCTGGGTCTTCGAGGACCGCGAATCGTCCAACGGCAGCTTCCTCGACGGGGAGCGGATAGGCCGGCTGTCGGTGGACCGGGCGATGATCCTGTCGCTCGGGTCGCAGGACGGCGGCTGCCGGATACGGCTGGTGCCGCCGACGCCGGGCGGCGCGCTCGACCCGCACACCCCCACTGTGCCGGTGTTCGCCGGCGCGTCCACCGCTCCGGGCACCTTCACCGGCACCTACCGCACGTCCTCTCGCGTGCGGATCGGACGGGCGCTCGACAACGACATCGTGGTCGACGACCTGCTCGCCTCGCGGCACCACGCCGAGCTGCGCACCGCGCACGACGGCGCCTTCGAGCTGGTCGATCTCGGCAGTCACAACGGCACTTACGTCGACGGCCGGCGGGTGAACGGGCGGCAGCGGCTGCGCGAGGGCGCGCTCGTCGCCGTCGGGCACACCCTGCTCCGGCTGCAGCACGGCACGCTCGAGGAGTACGTGGACGCGGGGGAGGCCTCGTTCGCGGCACTCGGGCTCACCGTGAACGCCGGTCGCAGGGTTCTGCTCGACGAGGTGAGCTTCGCGCTCGAAGGCGGGCAGTTCCTGGCCGTGCTCGGGCCGACCGGCGCCGGCAAGTCGACCCTTCTCAAGGCCCTGACCGGTTCGCGGCCGGCCGACCGCGGATCAGTGCTCTACAACGGCCGGGACGTCTACGGCTCGTATGCCGAGCTGCGCAACCGGATCGGCTACGTGCCGCAGGACGACATCCTGCACCCGGAGCTGACCGTCAAGGCCGCGCTGGACTACGCCGCCCGGCTGCGCTTCCCGCCCGACGTGCCGGCCGCCGAGCGCGCCGCGCGGGTGGCCGAGGTGATGACCGAGCTCGGGCTCGAGCACCGGGCCGACGTGCGGGTGGCCTCGCTCTCCGGCGGCCAGCGCAAGCGCACCTCGGTGGCGATCGAGCTGCTCACCCGGCCCTCGCTGCTGATTCTGGACGAGCCGACCTCCGGCCTCGACCCCGGCTACGAGAAGAGCGTCATGCAGCTGCTGCGCGATCTCGGCGACGGCGGCCGCACCGTGCTCACGGTCACCCACTCGATCCAGAGCCTTGATATGTGCGACCGGATCCTGTTCCTCGCGCCGGGCGGGCAGACGGCGTACTTCGGGCCGCCCGCGCGCACGCTCGGGTACTTCGGGCAGCCGGGCTATCCGGAGGTCTTCCAGCAGCTCGACCGCGAAACCGCGGGCGCGGCGAAGCAGGCCTTCGCGGACTCCGAGATCAACCGCGAGTACGTGGCCGAACCGCTTGCGGCGCAACGCGATCGGATGCAGCTGGCCGCCGCGCATCCGGAGGCGCCGCGGCGCAACCCGCACTCCTGGCGGCAACTCGGCACGCTGATGCGCCGCTACCTCGCGCTGATCTCCGCGGACAAACGCAATACCCTGCTCCTGTTCGCGCAGGCGCCGGTGCTCGGGCTGCTCATGCTCGCCGCGTTCGGCAAGGACAACCTGGTGCCGGGCACGGCCGGGGCCGCGAGCAACTCGACCACGGTGCTGCTCGCGCTCACCCTCGCCGCCAGTTATCTGGGCGCGGCCAACTCGATCCGGGAGATCGTCAAGGAGCGGCCGATCCTGACCAGGGAACGCTCGGTCGGGCAGTCCGCGGCGGCCTACATCCTCAGCAAAGCCCTGATCCTCGGCGTGATCACCGTCGTCGAGTCGTTCGTGCTCACCTTCCTGGCGCTGCTGCGCCAGGGCGGCCCGGCGCACGGCGCGCTCCTTCTCGACGGGAAGCTCGAGGTGGCCATCGGGGTCTCGCTGGCCGGTCTGAGCGCGATGGCGCTGGGATTGATGGTCTCCGCCCTGTCCGGCAACGCGGACAAGGTCATGACGATCCTGCCGGTGATCCTGTTCGCCCAGTTCGTGCTCAGCGGCTCGGCGTTCCCGGTGCGCGGGACGGCCGGTCTGGATCAGATCTCGTATTTGTCGAGCGCCCGCTGGGGCTACTCGGCCGCCGCCGCGACGGTCGACCTGGACAAGCTGCTGCAGGACGGGTGCAACGGCCAGCACGCGCCGTCCGGGGCGGTCATGGCCTCGCAGTGCGACCCCGCGCACGCGCCGACGAAACGGGCCTGGACCGAGGACGTCGCGCTCCTCGGCGCCCTGACCGTGCTGGAGCTGATCGGCGCCGGGATCGCGATCCGGCCGATCGGGCGTCCCCGGCGCAGCTAG
- a CDS encoding TrmB family transcriptional regulator, translated as MLEAVGLSSREITVYQALMTRPGADAARLAADCGMTETQTAGVLLRLVQDGLAVRHGRPPRYEAAAPDVALGELIGRQEERLSAAKTEMHRLTQLFRDAGATQDEGAAIEVVSGGAAVALRISRLYDAAQREVRCLDRPPYPQGQFERPAQPARQRREGVGYRTVYSREALAWPGRFQGDVLAGAASGEQARVRANLPVKLVLADDAVAVLPIPADGAESAFVIRSGPLLRALAALFEHEWSQAVPLVAGPRRSPDQLDQPDERTRSLLSLLAAGLTDEAVSRALGWSARTTQRRISALLQELGVSTRFQAGAAARDRGWL; from the coding sequence ATGCTCGAAGCGGTCGGCCTGTCCAGCCGCGAGATCACGGTCTACCAGGCCCTGATGACGCGGCCGGGGGCGGACGCGGCCCGTCTGGCCGCCGACTGCGGCATGACCGAGACGCAGACCGCGGGGGTGCTGCTGCGGCTCGTGCAGGACGGCCTCGCGGTGCGCCACGGCCGGCCGCCGCGGTACGAGGCCGCCGCGCCCGATGTGGCGCTGGGCGAGCTGATCGGCCGCCAGGAGGAGCGGCTGAGCGCGGCCAAGACCGAGATGCACCGGCTCACCCAGCTCTTCCGCGACGCCGGCGCCACCCAGGACGAGGGCGCGGCGATCGAGGTGGTCAGCGGCGGCGCCGCCGTGGCGCTGCGGATCAGCCGGCTCTACGACGCGGCCCAGCGCGAGGTGCGCTGCCTGGACCGGCCGCCGTACCCGCAAGGGCAGTTCGAGCGGCCGGCCCAGCCGGCCCGCCAGCGCCGGGAGGGGGTCGGCTACCGCACCGTCTACAGCCGCGAGGCGCTGGCCTGGCCGGGCCGGTTCCAGGGCGACGTGCTGGCCGGTGCCGCGTCCGGCGAGCAGGCCAGGGTCCGGGCGAACCTGCCGGTCAAGCTGGTGCTCGCGGACGACGCGGTGGCGGTGCTGCCGATTCCCGCCGACGGCGCGGAGAGCGCCTTCGTGATCCGCTCCGGCCCGCTGCTGCGGGCGCTGGCCGCCTTGTTCGAGCACGAATGGTCGCAGGCGGTGCCGCTGGTGGCCGGCCCGCGCCGGTCCCCGGACCAGCTCGACCAGCCGGACGAGCGGACCCGGTCGCTGCTGAGCCTGCTCGCGGCCGGCCTGACCGACGAGGCGGTCTCGCGCGCCCTCGGCTGGTCCGCCCGCACCACCCAGCGTCGTATCAGTGCCCTGTTGCAGGAGCTCGGGGTGAGCACCCGGTTCCAGGCCGGCGCGGCGGCGCGGGACCGCGGCTGGCTCTGA
- a CDS encoding SIMPL domain-containing protein: protein MDHAHDPARAGASAVVEQVGSPAVISVRGEALLTVEPELVDLTVVVSAQAKDRREAFERLVKRNDEVLELLRSYGDSVEKVESSGVAVHPEVRKGGRDEKVRAYRGVVRVEVSIADFAALGEIVSRVADLEAAHLEGPRWRLRRTSPVYRKARTRAVGEALTRAQDYAEALGARITGLIELADSGLMQTEVHRPPHAVFQPRAAAGGGGFGSSSPEPPVLDLEPASQEVRASVEARFSATQPMFEIRPQD, encoded by the coding sequence ATGGACCATGCCCACGACCCCGCCCGCGCGGGCGCCTCGGCCGTAGTGGAGCAGGTGGGCTCCCCGGCGGTAATCAGCGTGCGCGGTGAGGCGCTGCTGACGGTGGAACCGGAACTGGTGGACCTGACCGTGGTGGTCTCGGCGCAGGCGAAGGACCGGCGCGAGGCTTTCGAACGACTGGTCAAGCGCAACGACGAAGTGCTCGAACTGCTGCGCTCCTACGGCGACTCGGTGGAGAAGGTGGAGTCCTCCGGGGTGGCCGTGCACCCGGAGGTGCGCAAGGGCGGCCGGGACGAGAAGGTCCGGGCCTACCGCGGCGTGGTGCGGGTGGAGGTGTCGATAGCGGACTTCGCCGCGCTCGGCGAGATCGTCTCGCGGGTGGCGGACCTGGAGGCCGCGCACCTGGAGGGCCCGCGCTGGCGGCTGCGGCGCACCTCGCCGGTGTACCGCAAGGCCAGGACCCGGGCCGTCGGCGAGGCGCTGACCCGGGCTCAGGACTACGCGGAGGCGCTCGGCGCCCGGATCACCGGGCTGATCGAGCTGGCCGACTCCGGGCTGATGCAGACCGAGGTGCACCGGCCCCCGCACGCGGTGTTCCAGCCGCGCGCGGCGGCGGGCGGCGGCGGGTTCGGCAGCAGCTCGCCGGAACCGCCGGTGCTCGACCTGGAGCCGGCCTCGCAGGAGGTGCGGGCCTCGGTGGAGGCGCGCTTCTCGGCGACCCAGCCGATGTTCGAGATCCGGCCGCAGGACTGA